One part of the Streptomyces ferrugineus genome encodes these proteins:
- a CDS encoding ABC transporter substrate-binding protein: MSDSMIGRRALLRGAGGLAAFAALPSLAACGTGTSRSGAGSGGKGGKTVVVRDSGGSYGAALQKAIYTPFTQETGIQVKVLNLDDAPLLAQIKQGRPQCDLINNSMTSHHKYVAQDALEALDLDRVKSVKSAKLPDNQITDHAIGSSFYGACMAYRTDAFGGKKPESWADFWDTGAFQGGRSMCNPDGDLPELEFALLADGVPMDKLYPLDVDRAFKVLTRLRGDIKKFWDSGPLPGVLLSREEVTMSTVWDGRIADLQKQGVPVTRQLNGMRRQFQGYAIAKGAANVDAAYQLMDFSLRAESQAALAKAFPSNPASPLAYEKLTEEERDALAGAPKYYDKGFDADIDWWLKNESAVTKRWLEWARG, from the coding sequence ATGAGTGATTCCATGATCGGCCGGAGAGCGCTCCTGCGTGGAGCGGGCGGCCTGGCCGCCTTTGCCGCTCTTCCCTCTCTCGCCGCCTGTGGCACCGGTACCAGCCGGTCCGGCGCCGGCAGCGGTGGCAAGGGCGGGAAGACGGTGGTCGTCCGTGACAGCGGCGGTTCCTATGGTGCGGCTCTGCAGAAGGCGATCTACACGCCGTTCACGCAGGAGACCGGTATCCAGGTGAAGGTGCTGAACCTGGACGACGCTCCGCTGCTGGCGCAGATCAAGCAGGGCCGGCCGCAGTGTGACCTCATCAACAACTCGATGACGTCTCACCACAAGTACGTGGCCCAGGACGCGCTGGAGGCGCTGGACCTCGACCGGGTCAAGAGCGTGAAGAGCGCGAAGCTCCCCGACAACCAGATCACCGACCATGCCATCGGCAGCAGCTTCTACGGCGCCTGTATGGCATACCGCACGGATGCGTTCGGCGGTAAGAAGCCGGAGTCATGGGCGGACTTCTGGGACACCGGGGCGTTCCAGGGCGGCCGTTCGATGTGCAACCCGGACGGTGATCTGCCGGAGCTGGAGTTCGCGCTGCTGGCCGACGGTGTCCCGATGGACAAGCTGTATCCGCTGGATGTGGACCGCGCGTTCAAGGTGCTGACCCGGCTGCGGGGTGACATCAAGAAGTTCTGGGACAGCGGCCCGCTCCCCGGCGTTCTGCTCAGCCGCGAGGAGGTGACGATGTCCACCGTGTGGGACGGTCGTATCGCCGATCTGCAGAAGCAGGGCGTTCCGGTCACCAGGCAGCTCAACGGTATGCGCCGGCAGTTCCAGGGCTATGCCATCGCCAAGGGCGCGGCCAATGTGGACGCCGCCTACCAGCTGATGGACTTCTCGCTGCGTGCGGAGAGCCAGGCCGCTCTGGCGAAGGCCTTCCCCTCGAACCCGGCCTCCCCGCTGGCTTACGAGAAGCTCACCGAGGAGGAGCGCGACGCGCTGGCGGGTGCGCCCAAGTACTACGACAAGGGCTTTGACGCGGATATCGACTGGTGGCTGAAGAACGAATCGGCCGTCACCAAGCGCTGGCTGGAGTGGGCTCGTGGCTGA
- a CDS encoding ABC transporter permease, which yields MMELRKTLTGRIALTAVATIILLFLALPIVVILVTSFSNNAFAAFPPEAWTLNWYKALFADGSKWPAALSLSALVAALSTVFSLIIGVTAATALTRSELPLRSAVFALVLGPLLIPQIVTALGLFLLFEPAAMLGSPIAIALGHTVLAAPIAVLILIATLRGIDERLEDAAASMGAGRLTIARKITFPLAAPGMIAAAIFSFITSFDEFYIAQFLSSVDTVTLPVRVYNSLTFEIDPSVTAVSALLTAFAILALGLVALVRWIGSGRQQSLLSVENTVGVANPGGDAV from the coding sequence ATGATGGAACTGCGCAAGACCCTCACCGGACGCATCGCCCTCACCGCCGTCGCCACCATCATCCTGCTGTTTTTGGCGCTGCCGATCGTCGTCATCCTCGTCACCTCCTTCAGCAACAACGCCTTCGCCGCCTTCCCACCCGAGGCATGGACACTGAACTGGTACAAGGCCCTGTTCGCCGACGGCAGCAAATGGCCCGCCGCACTCTCCCTGAGCGCACTCGTCGCCGCCCTGAGCACCGTCTTCTCCCTCATCATCGGCGTGACCGCCGCGACCGCCCTGACCCGCAGCGAACTCCCCCTGCGCTCCGCGGTCTTCGCCCTGGTCCTCGGACCACTGCTCATCCCCCAGATCGTCACCGCACTCGGCCTGTTCCTGCTCTTCGAACCCGCCGCGATGCTGGGCAGCCCCATCGCCATCGCCCTCGGCCACACCGTGCTCGCCGCACCGATCGCCGTCCTCATCCTGATCGCGACCCTGCGCGGCATCGACGAACGCCTCGAAGACGCCGCCGCCAGCATGGGCGCCGGCCGCCTCACCATCGCCCGGAAGATCACCTTCCCCCTCGCCGCACCCGGCATGATCGCCGCCGCGATCTTCTCCTTCATCACCAGCTTCGACGAGTTCTACATCGCCCAGTTCCTCTCCTCCGTCGACACCGTCACCCTGCCCGTACGCGTCTACAACTCCCTCACCTTCGAAATCGACCCCAGCGTCACCGCCGTCAGCGCACTCCTGACCGCCTTCGCCATCCTCGCCCTCGGCCTCGTCGCCCTCGTCCGCTGGATCGGCTCCGGACGACAGCAATCCCTGCTCTCCGTCGAGAACACCGTCGGCGTCGCCAACCCCGGAGGCGACGCCGTATGA
- a CDS encoding ABC transporter permease: MAATLTAGAPARPRKLLASRRTRVGILYALPVVVYLLVLFVYPIFSTLFLSLRNADGSLTLHWYADALTGVNLSVLITTLRISAETALLSLVFGFLLANAISRLKPLLAGLAMLVVVVPHFVSALVRTYGWIIMLGDKGLVNESIPGGPYQLLYNELGVVIGTTSMMLPYTVLLLYGVMRGVDRRLLAAASSMGAGRVTIFRRIYLPLVAPGLASAGLLSFILSLGYYITPALMGGPNQTMIATLINQQVTKENQWNGAAAQGVILLVLTLAGLLLVKAVTSLGASRKKRSAT, from the coding sequence ATGGCCGCCACCCTCACCGCGGGGGCTCCTGCCCGTCCGCGCAAGCTCCTCGCCTCACGCAGGACCCGGGTCGGGATCCTGTACGCGCTGCCGGTCGTCGTCTACCTGCTGGTGCTGTTCGTCTACCCGATCTTCAGCACCCTGTTCCTCAGCCTGAGGAACGCCGACGGGTCGCTGACGCTGCACTGGTACGCCGACGCCCTGACCGGCGTCAACCTCTCCGTTCTGATCACCACGCTGCGGATCTCCGCCGAGACGGCGCTGTTGAGCCTCGTCTTCGGGTTCCTCCTGGCCAACGCCATCTCCCGGCTCAAGCCCCTCCTGGCCGGACTGGCCATGCTGGTCGTCGTCGTTCCGCACTTCGTCAGCGCCCTGGTGCGCACCTACGGCTGGATCATCATGCTCGGCGACAAGGGCCTGGTGAACGAGTCGATACCGGGCGGGCCGTACCAACTGCTCTACAACGAGCTCGGCGTGGTCATCGGCACCACCTCCATGATGCTGCCCTATACGGTGCTGCTGCTGTACGGCGTGATGCGCGGCGTGGACCGCCGCCTGCTCGCCGCCGCGTCCAGCATGGGCGCGGGCCGCGTGACCATCTTCCGCCGCATCTACCTGCCGCTGGTCGCCCCCGGCCTGGCCAGCGCCGGACTGCTCAGCTTCATCCTCTCCCTGGGCTACTACATCACCCCCGCCCTGATGGGCGGACCCAACCAGACGATGATCGCCACCCTCATCAACCAGCAGGTCACGAAAGAGAACCAGTGGAACGGGGCCGCCGCCCAGGGCGTCATCCTGCTGGTCCTCACCCTGGCCGGACTGCTCCTGGTCAAGGCCGTCACCTCCCTGGGCGCCAGCCGCAAGAAGAGGAGCGCCACATGA
- a CDS encoding alanine racemase gives MNRLQRALDALVERVDTPAPIVLVDVMQGNIDRMQGFAAQHNLDVRPHVKTHKCVEIGRRQIEAGAVGITAGNVGEAEVFAAAGFDDIFLAYPIWPAGTKGARIRRLAESARLRVGVDNAAAIEALADAMGDEPDRLQVVIEVDCGARRSGAPPEAAGDLALAARKRGLVPVGVFTYPGHGSAGRDARRRAAQDQEAALTTAVRSLEGVGITAEVVSAGSTPTVEFTTSSAVITEIRPGEYVFGDLNNVRLGACTDDQIALFVAGTVVSDWVPDQVILDVGSKALSREGSPELGYGGIAGTKAVLAKLNEYHGFLPLPVGDFRPSVGGVVPVVPNHVCPVVLNFEELIVTDSTGTSLRRWPVDARGFLN, from the coding sequence GTGAACCGGCTCCAACGAGCACTCGACGCTCTGGTCGAGCGGGTCGACACCCCCGCGCCGATCGTGCTGGTCGACGTCATGCAAGGCAACATCGACCGCATGCAGGGCTTCGCCGCCCAGCACAACCTCGACGTCAGGCCGCACGTCAAGACGCACAAGTGCGTGGAGATCGGACGACGCCAGATCGAGGCCGGCGCGGTCGGAATCACCGCGGGGAACGTCGGTGAGGCCGAGGTCTTCGCCGCGGCCGGATTCGACGACATCTTCCTCGCCTACCCGATCTGGCCCGCGGGAACGAAAGGGGCCCGGATCCGCCGACTCGCCGAGTCCGCCCGGCTGCGGGTCGGCGTCGACAACGCCGCGGCGATCGAGGCCCTCGCCGACGCGATGGGAGACGAACCGGACCGGCTGCAGGTCGTGATCGAGGTCGACTGCGGCGCCCGTCGTTCCGGGGCGCCGCCCGAGGCCGCGGGCGACCTCGCGCTCGCCGCCCGCAAACGCGGTCTGGTGCCGGTGGGCGTCTTCACCTATCCCGGTCACGGCAGCGCCGGTCGCGACGCTCGCCGGCGCGCCGCGCAGGACCAGGAGGCCGCGCTCACCACCGCGGTACGCAGCCTGGAGGGCGTCGGGATCACGGCAGAGGTGGTCAGTGCGGGCTCCACGCCCACCGTCGAGTTCACCACCAGCAGCGCCGTGATCACCGAGATCCGTCCCGGCGAGTACGTCTTCGGCGATCTGAACAACGTCCGGCTGGGCGCCTGTACGGACGACCAGATCGCACTGTTCGTCGCCGGCACCGTGGTCAGCGACTGGGTCCCCGACCAGGTCATTCTCGATGTGGGCAGCAAAGCCCTCAGCCGCGAAGGCAGCCCCGAGCTCGGCTACGGCGGCATCGCCGGCACGAAGGCGGTCCTGGCCAAGCTCAACGAGTACCACGGATTCCTCCCGCTGCCGGTCGGCGACTTCCGCCCCAGCGTCGGCGGCGTGGTGCCGGTGGTGCCGAACCACGTATGCCCGGTCGTCCTCAATTTCGAGGAGCTGATCGTCACCGACAGCACGGGCACGTCGCTGCGGCGATGGCCGGTCGACGCCCGCGGATTCCTCAACTGA
- a CDS encoding RidA family protein, translating into MTSAVNTGSASDRLKALGLDLPVLASNPYYVDHRTVGSSIHISGQLPYRDGELLGQGIVGREVELETARELARHAALNALAAAVQAVGDLDRVRIVQMLVFVASTPDFGLQSRVANAASELLIEVLGENGRHARTAIGVAGLPLNSPVEIQMVCTAV; encoded by the coding sequence ATGACTTCGGCAGTGAACACCGGCTCGGCTTCCGATCGGCTCAAGGCCTTGGGTCTGGACCTGCCCGTCCTCGCCAGTAACCCGTACTACGTGGACCACCGGACGGTGGGCTCCAGCATCCACATTTCGGGCCAACTGCCTTACCGGGACGGTGAGCTGCTGGGTCAGGGCATTGTCGGCCGGGAGGTCGAGCTGGAGACGGCGCGGGAGCTCGCGCGCCATGCCGCGCTCAACGCACTCGCCGCCGCTGTGCAGGCGGTGGGAGATCTGGACCGGGTCCGGATCGTGCAGATGCTGGTCTTCGTGGCCAGTACGCCGGACTTCGGTCTGCAGTCGCGGGTCGCCAACGCGGCCAGTGAACTGCTCATCGAGGTGCTGGGCGAGAACGGACGGCACGCTCGCACGGCGATCGGTGTCGCCGGGCTGCCGCTCAACAGTCCGGTCGAGATCCAGATGGTCTGCACCGCGGTGTAG
- a CDS encoding haloacid dehalogenase type II — protein sequence MEFESKPKFVTFDMNGTLIKFSINDAMREVLGDRLPAEVADEYLRICKAYRIDECTGAYQPFHQVVARSMERASRWVGIEYREDEARAVYEIIPTWGPHPGVTEALNRLAEEVPLVIITNSDTAHAVRLAENLKAPFEVVISAEEMGVYKPRLRAFEYTFDKLGVTPDEIVHVSASPMYDLRSAATLGIKNKVYVDRGFEQDEHWLDYQRITDIADLPVLFGLPRP from the coding sequence ATGGAGTTCGAGAGCAAGCCGAAGTTCGTCACGTTCGACATGAACGGGACGCTGATCAAGTTCAGCATCAACGACGCGATGCGTGAGGTCCTGGGCGACCGGCTGCCGGCCGAGGTCGCCGACGAGTACCTGCGGATCTGCAAGGCGTACCGGATCGACGAGTGCACGGGCGCGTACCAGCCGTTCCACCAGGTCGTCGCGCGTTCCATGGAACGCGCCTCGCGCTGGGTCGGTATCGAGTACCGCGAGGACGAGGCGCGAGCGGTGTACGAGATCATCCCGACCTGGGGCCCGCACCCCGGTGTCACCGAGGCGCTGAACCGCCTGGCCGAGGAAGTCCCGCTGGTCATCATCACGAACAGCGACACCGCGCATGCCGTGCGCCTCGCGGAGAACCTAAAGGCCCCGTTCGAGGTCGTCATCAGCGCCGAGGAGATGGGCGTCTACAAGCCGCGGCTCCGTGCGTTCGAGTACACGTTCGACAAGCTCGGCGTGACACCCGACGAGATCGTGCACGTCTCCGCGAGTCCGATGTATGACCTGCGCTCCGCGGCCACCCTGGGCATCAAGAACAAGGTGTACGTCGACCGCGGCTTCGAGCAGGACGAACACTGGCTCGACTACCAGCGAATCACCGACATCGCCGACCTCCCGGTCCTCTTCGGCCTGCCCCGCCCCTGA
- a CDS encoding ABC transporter ATP-binding protein yields MAEFGIAAPSVKMSGATPAAGSGKSLSVVALRKTYGDVVAVDEASMEIAAGEFVTFLGASGSGKTTTLMMIAGFCEPDSGTITVGGRDVTRLAPQKRGLGFVFQQYLLFPHMTVAENVAFPLTLRGVPKDEIRRRVGETLEIAGLSGFGGRKPRELSGGQQQRVALCRALVYRPPVILMDEPLGALDKKLRDQLQVEIKTIQQELGLTVIYVTHDQEEALVMSDRIAVMRNGLIEQFDTPRELFERPKTPFVADFLGAANFLDGRIEKQDGEHTLVRLDASGGLIKARRHDLASNTPVKVAVQPGRLRACASDDGFCSGTVESATYVGTLVRAGVRIDGGQAPLLRLEVPAGRGPVAGERVGITADAEDVNLFPSEQAG; encoded by the coding sequence GTGGCTGAATTCGGTATCGCCGCACCGTCGGTGAAGATGTCCGGCGCCACGCCGGCCGCCGGGAGCGGCAAGTCGCTGTCGGTGGTGGCTCTGCGCAAGACGTACGGGGATGTCGTCGCGGTCGACGAGGCGTCGATGGAGATCGCGGCCGGGGAGTTCGTCACCTTCCTCGGCGCCTCCGGGTCGGGCAAGACCACGACGTTGATGATGATCGCCGGGTTCTGCGAGCCGGACTCCGGCACCATCACCGTCGGGGGCCGCGATGTGACGCGGCTGGCGCCGCAGAAGCGGGGCCTGGGTTTCGTGTTCCAGCAGTACCTGCTGTTCCCGCACATGACGGTCGCCGAGAACGTCGCCTTCCCGCTCACCCTGCGCGGGGTGCCGAAGGACGAGATCCGGCGCCGGGTGGGGGAGACGCTGGAGATCGCCGGCCTGTCCGGGTTCGGCGGGCGTAAGCCGCGTGAGCTGTCGGGTGGTCAGCAGCAGCGGGTGGCGTTGTGCCGGGCGCTGGTCTACCGCCCGCCGGTCATCCTGATGGACGAACCGCTGGGCGCGCTGGACAAGAAGCTGCGTGACCAGCTCCAGGTCGAGATCAAGACCATCCAGCAGGAACTGGGCCTGACCGTCATCTACGTGACGCACGATCAGGAAGAAGCGCTGGTGATGTCGGACCGGATCGCGGTGATGCGCAACGGCCTGATCGAGCAGTTCGACACCCCGAGGGAGCTGTTCGAACGGCCCAAGACCCCGTTCGTCGCGGACTTCCTCGGCGCGGCCAACTTCCTTGACGGCCGCATCGAGAAACAGGACGGCGAGCACACCCTGGTCCGCCTCGATGCCAGTGGCGGTCTGATCAAGGCGCGGCGTCACGATCTGGCTTCCAACACCCCGGTCAAGGTTGCCGTGCAGCCGGGCCGGCTGCGGGCCTGCGCCAGTGATGACGGGTTCTGTTCCGGCACCGTCGAGAGCGCCACCTACGTGGGCACGCTGGTCCGCGCCGGCGTACGCATCGACGGCGGCCAGGCGCCGCTGCTGCGACTGGAGGTCCCGGCCGGCCGGGGCCCGGTAGCCGGCGAGCGGGTCGGGATCACCGCCGATGCCGAGGACGTCAACCTCTTCCCCAGCGAACAGGCAGGGTGA
- a CDS encoding SDR family NAD(P)-dependent oxidoreductase yields the protein MRLKNLAALVTGASSGIGQAVSAHFRREGARLLLTGRKERLDTARPDDLYVPGDLNDEAFVEHLAKQAAESLGTVDVVVLNHGLQASSPLTEMPYDDAKNVLDSNLLSAFLVMKHFAPLMPETGGSFVCVSSRLGMVGKPGEVLYSAAKGGLIMLAKGAAIEWAPRNIRVNVVAPGLTATPTIEASFRRSSDPEAYRRERETQIPLQRLATPEEVADAVLFFASAESSYVTGSVLPVDGGYTAF from the coding sequence ATGAGACTCAAGAACCTCGCGGCCCTGGTGACCGGCGCCAGCAGTGGCATCGGTCAGGCGGTGAGTGCCCACTTCCGCCGCGAGGGCGCGCGGCTGCTGCTCACCGGCCGCAAGGAGCGACTCGACACCGCCCGGCCCGACGACCTGTACGTCCCCGGGGACCTCAATGACGAGGCGTTCGTCGAGCACCTGGCCAAGCAGGCCGCCGAGTCCCTCGGCACCGTCGACGTCGTCGTCCTCAACCACGGCCTGCAGGCCAGCAGTCCGCTCACCGAGATGCCGTACGACGACGCGAAGAACGTGCTCGACAGCAACCTGCTCAGCGCGTTCCTGGTGATGAAGCACTTCGCGCCGCTGATGCCCGAGACAGGAGGCTCGTTCGTCTGCGTCAGTTCACGGCTCGGCATGGTCGGCAAGCCCGGTGAAGTCCTGTACTCCGCCGCCAAGGGAGGCCTCATCATGCTCGCCAAGGGAGCGGCGATCGAATGGGCGCCGCGCAACATCCGCGTCAACGTCGTCGCTCCAGGTCTGACCGCCACCCCGACCATCGAAGCATCGTTCCGGCGCAGCTCCGACCCCGAGGCCTACCGCCGCGAGCGCGAGACCCAGATCCCGCTCCAGCGCCTCGCCACTCCCGAAGAGGTCGCCGACGCGGTCCTCTTCTTCGCATCAGCGGAGTCGTCGTACGTGACCGGATCGGTCCTCCCCGTCGACGGCGGGTACACCGCTTTCTGA
- a CDS encoding GntR family transcriptional regulator, with protein MDHKFEWQEQRMTTPDGVYRTLRAAILDGTVPPGGQLREAHIAADLGISRSPLREALTKLEEEGLVVKFPYRGAFVVEVSAREVAEIDSVRLRVEPYAAELSAEALRGPERPRLLQTVEDLRRAMEKDDIPASIDAHLRFHGLFYELSEHGVLQSLWKGWETKLRLHLSADHRTYSDDPHQLVVEHERLAAVALEGDADAFRQELAAHFPKGLRAQPGDQG; from the coding sequence GTGGACCACAAGTTCGAGTGGCAGGAGCAGCGGATGACGACGCCGGACGGCGTCTACCGCACACTGCGTGCTGCCATCCTCGACGGGACCGTACCTCCTGGTGGCCAGCTGCGTGAGGCACACATCGCCGCGGATCTCGGTATCAGCCGGTCCCCGCTGCGCGAGGCGCTGACCAAGCTGGAGGAGGAGGGGCTCGTCGTAAAGTTCCCCTACCGTGGGGCGTTCGTCGTAGAGGTGAGCGCTCGCGAGGTCGCCGAGATCGACTCAGTGCGGCTACGTGTCGAGCCGTACGCCGCCGAGCTCTCGGCCGAAGCGCTGCGCGGTCCTGAGCGGCCGCGGTTGCTGCAAACCGTCGAGGATCTCCGCCGGGCGATGGAGAAGGACGACATTCCGGCCAGCATCGACGCGCACCTTCGATTCCACGGGCTCTTCTACGAGCTTTCGGAGCACGGCGTCCTGCAGAGTCTCTGGAAGGGCTGGGAGACCAAGCTGCGCCTCCACCTCAGCGCCGATCACCGCACTTACAGCGACGACCCGCATCAATTGGTCGTCGAGCACGAGAGGTTGGCCGCGGTTGCCCTGGAAGGCGACGCCGACGCGTTCCGCCAGGAACTGGCTGCCCATTTCCCCAAGGGGCTGCGAGCCCAGCCGGGAGATCAAGGGTAA